CACCAAGCGTCGGAACAAGGCTATGTAGAGACATTAGAAGGACGTCGTTTGTATCTTACTGATATTAAATCAAGTAATGGAATGCGCCGGAAGGCTGCTGAGCGTGAAGCGATCAACGCACCAATGCAAGGAACCGCAGCGGATATTATCAAAAAGGCTATGATCGCCGTTGATAGCTGGCTGCGAGCAGAGAAACCTAATGCTGATATGTTAATGCAAGTTCATGATGAATTAGTATTTGAAGTGAAAGAAAGTGAATTAGATGGGGTGATCGCAAAAGTGCGTGAACTGATGGAACAAAGTATGCAACTTGATGTTCCGTTGAAAGTTGATGTCGGTATTGGTGAGAATTGGGATGAAGCTCACTAAGTAAAATCAGATCTGAGTCGGATAATAATTTATTCGACTCAGGTTTATTTAAATATATTAGGTTAAGTTTCTATATATTCTATTAATATATAGAATATATATGAAGATTTGATATTATTATTGAAGTTTAAACTAGTTATAAAATCAAGATTACCAATCATAAAAAAATAAGCTTTTTATATTGTTAACTGGGAATAAATATTTCATCTTCTAGCATGTTATTGATACGTTGAATGCTATTTTCATTTAAAGATCCTTGTAAATACTCCATTTTTAATTGGTTGATAATGTAATCGTATTGAGCATTCGATAATTTTTGTTTTGATTGATAAAGAGCGGAAGTTGCGGACAGCACATCGACAATGGTACGTGTGCCTACTTGATAACCTGCTTCTGTAGCATCCAATGAGCTTTGAGTCGAAACGGTAAGTTGCTTATAGGCATTAATATGACTGATTGATGATAAGATATCATTGTATGATGAGTTGACTTGGTGGATAAGTTTTCGAATATCGCTTTCAAGTTGCTCTGTTTTAGCTTGAAAATCATATTGAGCTTGTATGACTTGAGAATTAACCGCATTGCCTTGATAAATTGGTAAATTTAATGAGAGAGCCGTTTGGTTTTTTCCAGAATGATTATTTGTTTTATACAGATTTTCGAAACTATTTTTATCATACTGAGTACTATTGAGAGTTGTAGAGGCATTTAAAGTCACTACCGGCAAATGCCCACTTTTAGCGAGAGATATTTTATCATTTGATATTTCTTGTGTAAGTCGAGATTTTAATAAGCTAAGGTTTTTAATTCGAGCATTTTCAAGTAGAAATGTGATGTTATCGGGTTTGGTGGGTTGTAACTTATTAATATTGAGTTTCGCTAATTGAGTATATTGTACCCCACTGATTTTTCTTAATATCTCAACTGAATTCTTCAATTCGTTGTAACCTAGAACTTCTTGAGCAATGATACTGTCATAGTTAGCTCTCGCATTTTGTACATCAGTGATGGTGGTTAGCCCTACATTAAAGCGTTGTGTCGTTTGATCTAGCTGATTATAAACAGCAAGTTTATGGGCTTTTAGATAAGTGAGAGCATCAATAGATTTCAATATATTAAAGTAAGAAATAGCTGTTTCTAACAAAAGATCTTGTTGACTTACTTGATAATTAATATTTGATACAGCAGCATTCTTTTCTTGGA
This portion of the Providencia manganoxydans genome encodes:
- the tolC gene encoding outer membrane channel protein TolC; protein product: MNKIIKLFILMSSIIIGYNCNAEDLLQIYKITKDNNPVLKKIESERYQAYKKIDEARSPLLPQLNVTANSSYKNSDEINNKKNIKNSEVSLHVIQSIIDISKWQSLSIQEKNAAVSNINYQVSQQDLLLETAISYFNILKSIDALTYLKAHKLAVYNQLDQTTQRFNVGLTTITDVQNARANYDSIIAQEVLGYNELKNSVEILRKISGVQYTQLAKLNINKLQPTKPDNITFLLENARIKNLSLLKSRLTQEISNDKISLAKSGHLPVVTLNASTTLNSTQYDKNSFENLYKTNNHSGKNQTALSLNLPIYQGNAVNSQVIQAQYDFQAKTEQLESDIRKLIHQVNSSYNDILSSISHINAYKQLTVSTQSSLDATEAGYQVGTRTIVDVLSATSALYQSKQKLSNAQYDYIINQLKMEYLQGSLNENSIQRINNMLEDEIFIPS